A single region of the Rathayibacter rathayi genome encodes:
- a CDS encoding PASTA domain-containing protein, with protein MRSVGFTVRTDATAVPSDRPAGTVARTNPPAGSRVSKGVEITLQISAGPAPRG; from the coding sequence CTGCGCTCCGTCGGCTTCACGGTGCGGACCGACGCCACTGCGGTTCCGTCCGACCGCCCGGCCGGGACGGTCGCCAGGACGAACCCGCCCGCCGGCTCCCGCGTCTCGAAGGGAGTCGAAATCACCCTGCAGATCAGCGCCGGCCCCGCGCCCCGTGGCTGA
- a CDS encoding VanZ family protein, giving the protein MPRSLTRLTLAIGVPYLIALTMIAFWPTPVDAGMRDDLDQVSSWFSRHHLPRVDYAVLEASANIALFVPLGLLLALNLRPRFAWVAVVVGALVSWLIETGQLLFLSARYASLQDVAMNTSGALLGAMVGVLLRIIVHATGRRRAAERDDAFAHIPLRGASGVVADHPSRIL; this is encoded by the coding sequence GTGCCCCGGTCGCTCACCCGCCTCACCCTCGCCATCGGCGTGCCCTACCTCATCGCACTCACCATGATCGCCTTCTGGCCGACGCCCGTCGATGCCGGCATGAGAGACGACCTCGACCAAGTGAGCTCGTGGTTCTCCCGGCACCACCTTCCCCGGGTCGACTACGCCGTCCTCGAGGCCAGCGCCAACATCGCCCTCTTCGTCCCCCTGGGACTGCTCCTGGCCCTCAACCTGCGCCCTCGGTTCGCGTGGGTCGCGGTCGTCGTCGGCGCCCTGGTGAGCTGGCTGATCGAGACCGGACAGCTGCTGTTCCTCTCGGCCCGCTACGCAAGCCTGCAGGACGTGGCGATGAACACCTCGGGGGCCCTGCTCGGCGCTATGGTCGGCGTTCTGCTGCGGATCATCGTCCACGCGACGGGACGCCGGAGGGCTGCCGAGCGGGACGACGCTTTCGCGCACATCCCCCTCCGCGGCGCCTCCGGCGTCGTGGCGGATCACCCGAGCCGCATCCTCTAA
- a CDS encoding RidA family protein, producing MIAERLAELGVELPAVAIPAGAYVPAVVHGGLVYTAGQIPFVDGALPLTGLVGADVSPEQAKDLARTCALNALAAVADAIGSLDRVTRVVKLTGFVASASGFTGQPGVINGASELLGDLFGEAGRHARSAVGVAELPLGAPVEVELVVAFD from the coding sequence ATGATCGCCGAACGGCTCGCGGAACTCGGCGTCGAGCTGCCCGCGGTGGCTATCCCCGCCGGAGCCTACGTCCCCGCGGTCGTGCACGGCGGACTGGTCTACACGGCCGGGCAGATCCCCTTCGTCGACGGCGCTCTGCCGCTGACCGGCTTGGTCGGCGCTGACGTGTCGCCCGAGCAGGCGAAGGACCTCGCCCGCACCTGCGCGCTCAACGCGCTCGCGGCGGTCGCCGACGCGATCGGATCGCTGGACCGTGTGACGCGGGTCGTGAAGCTCACCGGGTTCGTCGCCTCGGCCTCCGGTTTCACCGGACAGCCGGGCGTGATCAACGGTGCTTCGGAGCTGCTCGGCGACCTGTTCGGCGAGGCCGGCCGGCATGCACGCTCCGCCGTGGGTGTGGCCGAGCTGCCGCTCGGTGCGCCGGTCGAGGTCGAGCTGGTCGTCGCCTTCGACTGA
- the acs gene encoding acetate--CoA ligase, giving the protein MSTPPDAPATDGNAIDSLLHETRRFPPPADFAAGAVATAALHDEAAEDRLAFWAARSRELLHWHRPFTRTLDWSTPPFATWFDDGELNVAYNCLDRHVLAGNGDRVALHWEGEPGDSRSITYAELTADVKRAANLLTSLGIRAGDRVAIYLPMIPEAVVAMLAVARLGAVHSVVFGGFSAESLRARIDDAEAKLVITADGGWRKGAVSPLKPAVDAALALDGEHSVQHVLVVRRGGNEVAWHEGRDLWWHEEIVAVDAEHMAKPFPAEQPLFILYTSGTTGKPKGILHTSGGYLTQVAFTHRAVFDLHPETDVYWSTADVGWITGHSYVVYGPLANGATQVMYEGTPDSPHPGRWWEIIEKYGVTILYAAPTAIRSFMKLGRHIPQRFTLSSLRLLGSVGEPINPEAWIWYRDVIGGGRTPIVDTWWQTETGAIMVSPLPGVTTLKPGSAQVALPGISIDVVDDSGQPVGADEGGLLVITEPWPAMLRGIWGDPERYVETYWSKFGDRYFAGDGARRDRDGDLWLLGRVDDVMNVAGHRLSTAEIESALVSHPVVAEAAVVGAADETTGQAVVAFVIAKASQAEALADGHGELEAALKAHVAEHIGAIARPKRIFVVQELPKTRSGKIMRRLLRDVAEGRAVGDTTTLADTQVMAVISAAIAAD; this is encoded by the coding sequence ATGTCCACTCCCCCCGATGCCCCGGCCACCGACGGGAATGCCATCGACAGCCTCCTCCACGAGACCCGCCGGTTCCCACCCCCGGCCGACTTCGCCGCCGGAGCGGTCGCGACAGCCGCGCTGCACGACGAGGCCGCGGAGGACCGCCTCGCCTTTTGGGCAGCCCGCAGTCGCGAGCTGCTGCACTGGCACCGGCCCTTCACCCGCACACTCGATTGGAGCACGCCGCCGTTCGCGACGTGGTTCGACGACGGCGAGCTGAACGTCGCCTACAACTGCCTCGACCGGCACGTACTCGCCGGCAACGGCGATCGCGTCGCCCTGCACTGGGAAGGTGAGCCCGGCGATTCGCGCTCCATCACTTACGCCGAGCTCACCGCCGACGTGAAACGGGCCGCGAATCTGCTGACCAGCCTCGGCATCCGCGCCGGCGACCGCGTCGCGATCTATCTGCCGATGATCCCGGAGGCCGTCGTCGCCATGCTCGCCGTCGCCCGGCTGGGCGCGGTCCACTCCGTCGTCTTCGGCGGCTTCAGCGCCGAGAGCCTGCGAGCGCGCATCGACGACGCGGAGGCGAAGCTCGTCATCACCGCCGACGGCGGCTGGCGCAAGGGCGCTGTCTCGCCCCTCAAGCCCGCCGTGGATGCGGCGCTCGCCCTCGACGGCGAGCACAGTGTGCAGCACGTCCTCGTGGTGCGCCGCGGGGGCAACGAGGTCGCGTGGCACGAGGGACGCGACCTCTGGTGGCACGAGGAGATCGTCGCCGTCGACGCCGAGCACATGGCGAAGCCGTTCCCGGCCGAGCAGCCCCTCTTCATCCTCTACACCAGTGGCACGACGGGGAAGCCGAAGGGCATCCTGCACACCAGCGGGGGTTATCTCACCCAGGTCGCCTTCACGCACCGCGCCGTCTTTGACCTGCACCCCGAGACCGATGTCTACTGGTCGACCGCCGACGTGGGCTGGATCACCGGCCACAGCTACGTCGTCTACGGCCCGCTCGCGAACGGCGCCACCCAGGTGATGTACGAGGGGACTCCGGACAGCCCGCATCCCGGCCGCTGGTGGGAGATCATCGAAAAGTATGGCGTGACGATCCTCTATGCGGCGCCCACGGCGATCCGCTCGTTCATGAAGCTCGGCCGACACATCCCGCAGCGCTTCACTCTGTCGAGTCTGCGTCTGCTCGGATCGGTCGGCGAGCCGATCAACCCGGAGGCGTGGATCTGGTACCGCGACGTCATCGGCGGCGGCCGCACCCCGATCGTCGACACCTGGTGGCAGACCGAGACCGGCGCGATCATGGTGTCACCGCTGCCGGGCGTCACCACGCTCAAGCCCGGATCCGCCCAGGTCGCTCTGCCCGGGATCTCAATCGACGTGGTCGATGACTCCGGACAGCCGGTCGGCGCCGACGAGGGCGGACTCCTGGTGATCACTGAGCCGTGGCCGGCGATGCTGCGCGGCATCTGGGGTGACCCTGAGCGCTACGTCGAGACCTACTGGTCGAAGTTCGGCGATCGGTACTTCGCCGGTGACGGCGCCCGCCGAGACCGAGACGGCGACCTCTGGCTGCTCGGACGTGTGGACGACGTGATGAACGTTGCCGGCCATCGGCTCTCGACGGCCGAGATCGAATCGGCACTTGTCTCGCACCCGGTCGTCGCGGAGGCGGCCGTCGTCGGTGCGGCGGATGAGACCACCGGCCAGGCCGTGGTCGCCTTCGTCATCGCGAAGGCGAGCCAAGCCGAGGCGCTGGCAGACGGGCACGGCGAGCTCGAAGCCGCCCTCAAGGCGCACGTCGCCGAACACATCGGCGCGATCGCACGGCCGAAGCGAATCTTCGTGGTGCAGGAGCTGCCTAAGACGCGCTCGGGCAAGATCATGCGTCGACTGCTGCGCGACGTGGCGGAGGGACGGGCCGTGGGCGATACGACGACCCTCGCGGACACGCAGGTGATGGCCGTGATCAGTGCGGCAATCGCCGCCGACTGA
- a CDS encoding metallophosphoesterase: MTGRSRRPFTTALATVAAAGAAAATWGIGIERTLFTVRRTSFAVLPTGAEPIRILHVSDLHMAPWQSKKQEWIRSLLALDPDVVVNTGDNLGHRDGILGIRRALEPFAGIPGAFVNGSNDYFGPRIKNPLRYFFGPSTNPKQHDIVLDTEGLTGFFSGGLGWVDLNNRAESITVKGTRIEFFGVDDPHIGLDRIDLVAGAVDELRGSEDGPAGVSIGVAHAPYQRVLDDFVARGAEVILAGHTHGGQVCVPGFGALVTNCDLPRDKVAGSTTWTSGRRSSYLNVSAGVGTSIYAPVRFACRPEVTLVTLAPSGAPPA, translated from the coding sequence ATGACTGGACGCAGCCGCCGCCCCTTCACCACCGCCCTCGCGACTGTCGCCGCCGCCGGAGCCGCCGCGGCCACCTGGGGCATCGGCATCGAGCGGACGCTGTTCACCGTTCGGCGCACCTCCTTCGCGGTGCTACCCACGGGTGCCGAGCCGATCCGCATCCTGCACGTATCGGACCTGCACATGGCGCCGTGGCAGTCGAAGAAGCAGGAGTGGATCCGCTCACTCCTCGCGCTCGACCCTGACGTCGTCGTCAACACCGGCGACAACCTCGGCCACCGCGACGGCATTCTCGGCATCCGCCGGGCCCTGGAGCCCTTCGCCGGGATCCCCGGCGCCTTCGTGAACGGCTCGAACGATTACTTCGGCCCGCGAATCAAGAATCCGCTCCGCTACTTCTTTGGTCCTTCCACGAATCCGAAGCAGCACGACATCGTCCTCGACACCGAGGGCCTCACCGGCTTCTTCTCCGGCGGACTCGGCTGGGTCGATCTCAACAACCGCGCCGAGAGCATCACTGTGAAGGGCACGCGGATCGAGTTCTTCGGCGTCGATGACCCGCACATCGGCCTGGACCGCATCGACCTCGTCGCGGGTGCCGTGGACGAGTTGCGCGGCTCGGAGGACGGACCGGCGGGTGTCAGCATCGGCGTCGCCCACGCGCCCTATCAGCGCGTTCTCGACGACTTCGTCGCTCGCGGAGCCGAGGTGATCCTCGCCGGACACACCCACGGCGGCCAAGTCTGCGTCCCGGGCTTCGGTGCCCTCGTCACCAACTGCGACCTCCCCCGCGACAAGGTCGCCGGCTCGACGACGTGGACCAGCGGGCGGCGCAGCTCCTACCTCAACGTGTCAGCCGGAGTCGGCACGTCCATCTACGCGCCTGTGCGCTTTGCCTGCCGCCCCGAGGTGACGCTCGTGACGCTCGCTCCCTCCGGTGCTCCCCCCGCCTGA